The following is a genomic window from Roseitalea porphyridii.
TTCCCGCACCGCAGCAAAAGGAGATGACAAGCTGCCGCATCCGCCCGAATTCCGGCCGTCGCGCCCTCGGTTGCTGGTGCCGAAAGGCTCGGTTGGTCGGCCGGCTCAGCCCCTGGCAGTGAGTTCGGCCACCTTCTTCGAGTGGGCCACGGCCTGCGCGCCGCCGGTGGTTGCCGAATAAAGCGCCAGATCGTCCTCGTCGGCGACCGGCGTCAGCGCCGTGTCGGTATAGTCCTTCGAGGCCGGATCACGAGCGATCCGCATCGCCCAGAAGGCGCACCGGGCAATCGCGGCGCCGAACAGAACGTGGATACGGACCGTGTCCCAGGCAAGCCGCGGCCAGAACACGAATGCGCTCTCGCGCGGAAGGTCCGGCCGCCGCTCGTCGGGATGGCGCAGGCGCAGGATGCCCGATTCCAGCGGATGGACGTCCTCGAGCCGGATCGTCGTCTCGAACTGCACGAGCAGCTTGACCAGGCTGGTGATCGGAACGCCGGTCGCCGCGGCACGCCGCAGCAGGCGCTTCATGTGGTCCGGCGTGTAATAGAGCCGCCAGGCCTCGTGGTAGATCGCAAGCCATTCCTCCCGGCTCATCCGCTCATGATCCGTGACGACGTGGTGCAGATCGTACGCGTTCAGGTCGGGGTCCATGTCGACACCCTTTTCCCAGAGCACCTTGTGGTCCTCGGAGCCGGGCAGCGGCGTCAGGTTGAAGAACTCGACGATATCGAGCGGCAATTCCTCCTGCAGGATTTTGATGTCGCGGCGGATGGTCTCGGGCGTGTCGCCGGGAAAGCCCAGGATGTAGCCGGCCAGCGTGATGATGCCTTCCGCCTTCCAGGCCAGCAGCATCTTGCGGTACTCGGTGATCTTGTTCTGCCGCTTCTTGGCGGCGATCAGATTGTCAGGATTGACGTTCTCGAGCCCGATGAAGACGCGCGTCACCCCGGCCCGCTTGGCCTTTTCGACGAAACCGTCGATCTTGTGACACAGCGTGTCGACCTGGATCATCAGGCCGAGCGGGATGCCGTCCTCCTCGCGCAGCTTGATCAGCCGGTCGAAGATCGATTCCCATTCCCGGTTGCGGGCGAAATTGTCGTCCGTGATGAAGAATCTGTGGATGCCCTGCTCCCAGTTCATCCGCACGAGCCGCTCGACATCGTCGGCCGACCGGTAACGCGACTTGCGTCCCTGCACGTTGATGATCGTGCAGAAGGAGCACTGGTAAGGGCAGCCTCGGCCGGCATCGAAACTGGTCGAATGGCCGACCGTCCGCTCGACGTAGCGCTTGGGCAGGAACGGCGCCGGTGTGCCCTCGATGCCGGGAAGATCGTTCATGTAGTCGTAGACCGGCTCGAGCCGGCCCTGCGCGGCGTCCGAAAGGATCAGGTCGAACCGGCCTTCCGCTTCGCCCGTGAACATCGCGACGCCGAGATCGCGGCAGGCGTCGAGATCCACCGCATGCCCGTCGAGCATCGCAAGACAGCCCGAGACGTGAAATCCGCCCATCGCCACCTGAACGCCGGCGTCACGGAAGCGGCGCGCCAGATCAAGCGCGCGCGGATACTGGTTCGACTGCACGCCGACCAGCGCGACGAGGCCGAAATTGTTGTGCTCGGCAAGCCGCTTGACGAGTCCCGGCACGTCGATGCGCGTGTTGGTCTCGTCCATCGCATCGATGTCGATCTCCGTATCCGGCCCGAGAACGCGCTGATCGGCGCATTCGGCCGCGATTCCGTAGACGGCGGCGAGCGAGTTGGACGGAATGATCGACCGTGCCCAGCGGATGACGTAGCCGTCATTGCCGTAGTGCGACGGCTTGATCAGGATGAGCTGAAAGCGGCGCTTGGCTGTCGCGGGTGTTTGAAGCACTGTGGTCGTCCCCTGCGCTGCGTCTTTTCGCCCATACCATAGTATGAGGGCAAAAACACCCGGTTGCATCATCGCAAGGTTTCGGGCGGTCAGTCGCCTTCGCCGTGCATGCCCGTCTTGCCGCAACGGGAACAGGCCATGTTGCGCTTGAAGAAGTTGACCCGGGTCTGCGGACCGTGCCGGCTGGCCAGCGCGGCGATGTCGAGGATTTCCGTGTGGCCGCAATGGACGCACTCGAACATCACCACCTTGCCCGCCAAGGCCAGGTCCTCGAGGGTCCAGTAGCCGGGAACGCCGAGGAAATCGCCGCTCGACTGCTTCATGCCGCATCGCCCTTTCTCGCGCGCAGAGCCTAGCACATCGGCGTCATTTTTGCGCGCGCGTTCACCACGCCGGCCGAAAAGCGTCACGTATGCCTTGACTTATCGCCGCAGAAGGCCGATCTGACGGAAAGCGTCCGCCCACTGCCGCGTGAGCAGTTGATACATCCGTGTCCCATGTCGGGCGTTTCGAACACTGTTTCCCCACTCACGCAGGAAGCCGCGCCAGATCAGGCTTGAGCCAAGGGCTCGCCGGTCGGGTTTGTGCGCATGCGATCAGGACCGGGACCCGAAGAGCGGGCACCGGCCATATGTCAATGCGGGCCGATGGTCCGCCAGAAGGAATTTACATGGACTTTCAATCGCTGGGGCTTTCGCCCCGCCTCGTCGGCCGGCTCGAGACGCTCGGCCTCGTCGAACCCACACCGATCCAGGCTCAGGCCATCCCGCACGCCCTTGAAGGTCGCGACGTGATGGGCCTCGCCCAGACCGGTACCGGCAAGACCGCCGCCTTCGGTCTGCCGCTGTTGCAGGCGCTCGGCGCGATCGGCGTAAAGCCGGCGCCCAAGCGGCCCGTGGGCCTTGTGCTCGCGCCGACCCGCGAACTGGCCAAGCAGATTGCCGACACGCTGATCGGCTTTGCGCGCGGTTCGCATCTCAAGGTCGCGCTCGTCGTCGGCGGTGCCTCGATGAACCGGCAGGCCGACGCCCTGCGCAAGGGACCCGATGTCCTGGTCGCCACCCCTGGCCGGCTGATCGACCTGATCGAGCGCAAGGCGCTGTCGCTCGACGAAACCCGCTATCTCGTGCTCGACGAAGCCGACCAGATGCTCGACATGGGCTTCATCCACGCGCTCAAGCGCATCGCGCGGCTGTTGCCGGCCGAGCGGCAGACGATGCTGTTTTCGGCGACCATGCCGGCGCAGATCGAATCGCTGTCGCGCAGCTACCAGAGCGATCCGGTACGGGTCGAAGTGGCCCGTCCCGGCCTTGCCGTCGAGAAGATCGACCAGCAGGTTCATTTCGTCGGCCAGTCCGACAAGCTGGCCCTGCTCAAGTCGCTGCTCGCCGCCCACAAGGACGAGCGCTCGCTGGTCTTCGCGCGCACCAAGCACGGCGCCGAGCGGATGATGAAGCAGCTCGTCAAGGCCGGCTTCTCGGCCGGCTCGATCCACGGCAACAAGAGCCAGAACCAGCGCGAGCGGACGATCGCCCAGTTCCGTGACGGCCGCATCACCATTCTGGTGGCCACCGACGTTGCCGCGCGCGGACTCGACATTGCCGGCGTCGGCCATGTCTACAATTACGACCTGCCGAATGTCGCCGAGAGCTATGTGCACCGGATCGGCCGCACCGCGCGCGCCGGCGCCGAGGGCCGGGCCGTGGCGTTCTGCTCGGCCGAGGAAGCGGCTTCGCTCAAGGCCATCGAGAAGGTGCTGCGCGCGTCGATCCCGGTCGCCGGCGGCAAACCGTGGACGAAGCCGGCCGAGGCCCGGGACAAGCCGAGACGCCCGTCGGGTGCCCGGCCGCGCCGGCGCGGCCAGCGCTCGCGCGGCGGCATGCGCGCCGCGGCCTGATTTGGCCCGAACGACATGAAAGAAGGCCGGCCCCGGCGATGCCCAGTGGCCGGCCTTTTCGTCAGATGTCCAGATTGGCGACCGAAAGCGCGTTGTCCTGGATGAACTCGCGGCGCGGTTCGACCTCGTCGCCCATCAGCCGGCTGAACAGCGTATCGGCGTCCGTCGCGTCGGTGACCCTGACCTGAAGCAGCGAGCGGGCCTCGGGATCGAGCGTGGTCGCCCAGAGCTGTTCGGCATCCATCTCGCCAAGTCCCTTGTAGCGCTGGAGGGTCAGCCCCTTGCGGGCGGTCTCGAACACCGCCTCGATCAGGTCGCGCGGTCCGTTGATCGTGCGGCTCGTGTCCTTGCGGCGCAGCGTGGCCGGCGCATCGAATGATCCCTCGAACCGGGGCAGCACCGCCATCATCGCCCTTGCGTCGGCCGACTGGATCAGGCCGGCATCGAGCACGACCGCCTCCTTCACGCCGCGCACGGTGCGTTCGAAGATGAAGCCGCCATCGCCCTCGTTCGACGGGTTGATCCGTCCGGTCCAGCCGCGCTCGGTTTCCTCGGAGATGGTGTCGAGCCGTTCGGCCACACCGGTCGCGATGTTGGCGGCCCGACCCAGATCGGTCAGAAGCGCCGGATCGAGCGCGCCACCCAGCCAGGCCTGCTCGACCACGGCGCGGTCGTAACGCGAATGAAGCCCGTCGATCAGCGTGCGGGCGTGCAGAGACAGTTCGATCAGCGCGCGCAGATCGTTGCCGGCGCGAATGTCGCCGCCGGCGATCTCGAGCACCGCGTCCTCGAGCCCGACATCGATCAGATAGTCCTCGAGCGCGCCTTCGTCCTTGAGATATTGCGAGGCTTTGCCGCGCGTCACCTTGTAGAGCGGCGGCTGGGCGATATAGAGATGCCCGCGCTCAATGATCTCGGGCATCTGCCGGAAGAAGAAGGTCAGAAGCAGCGTACGGATGTGGGCGCCGTCGACGTCGGCGTCCGTCATGATGATGATCTTGTGATAGCGCAGCTTGTCGGGGTCGAACTCGTCCTTGCCGATGCCCGCGCCCAGCGCGGTGATCAGCGTGCCGACCTGGTCCGACGACAGCATCCGGTCGAAGCGCGCCCGCTCGACGTTCAGGATCTTGCCGCGCAGCGGCAGGATCGCCTGGTTCTTGCGCGAACGGCCGGATTTGGCCGACCCGCCCGCCGAATCGCCCTCGACGATGAAGATCTCGGATTTCGCCGGATCGCGTTCCTGGCAGTCGGCGAGCTTGCCGGGCAGCGAGGTGATGTCGAGCGCGCCCTTGCGGCGGGTCAGTTCGCGCGCCTTGCGCGCCGCCTCGCGCGCCGCGGCCGCCTCGACCACCTTCGAGACGAGCGTCTTGGCCTCGGCCGGATTTTCCTCCAGCCACTCGCCGAGCGCCTCGTTGATCAGCCCTTCGACCACCGGCCGGACCTCCGAGGAGACCAGCTTGTCCTTGGTCTGCGACGAGAATTTCGGGTCCGGCACCTTCACCGACAGCACGCAGGTCAGCCCTTCGCGGCAATCGTCGCCGGTCAGCGAGACCTTTTCCTTTTTCGCAAGGCCCGAAGATTCGGCATAGCCGTTGACCTGCCGCGTCAGCGCGCCGCGAAAGCCGGCCATGTGCGTGCCGCCGTCGCGCTGCGGGATGTTGTTGGTGAAGCAAAGGACGTTTTCGTGGTAGCTGTCGTTCCACCACAGCGCCGCCTCGACGGTGATGCCGTCGCGCTCTCCGGATATGGCGATCGGCCGCTCGATCAGCGGCTTCTTGGCGCGGTCGAGCCAGCGCACGAAGGCTTCAAGACCGCCCTCGTAGATCAGATCGACCTGCTTGACGTCGGCGTGGCGTGCATCGGTCAGCACGATCCGCACGCCCGAATTGAGGAATGCCAGTTCGCGCAGCCGGTGCTCGAGCGTGCCGAAGTCGAAATCGGTCTTCGAGAACGTGTCCGACGACGGCATGAAGGTGATCTCCGTGCCGGTATGCCCGGCCGAATCGCCGGTCACCGCAAGCGGCGCGTCGGCGACGCCGTGCGTGAAGCTCATCTCGTGGAACCTGCCGTTGCGGCCGATCTTCATCTTCAGCCAGACCGACAGCGCGTTGACCACCGAGACGCCGACGCCGTGCAGCCCGCCCGAGACCTTGTAGGAATTCTGGTCGAACTTGCCGCCCGCGTGGAGCTGCGTCATGATCACTTCAGCGGCCGAAATGCCCTCGCCCTCGTGAATGTCGACCGGGATGCCGCGGCCATTGTCGGTCACCGTGACCGACCCGTCGGCATTGAGCGTGACGGTCACCTTGTCGGCATGGCCGGCCAGCGCCTCGTCGATGGCGTTGTCGACCACCTCGTAGACCATGTGATGCAGGCCCGAGCCGTCATCGGTGTCGCCGATATACATGCCAGGACGCTTGCGCACCGCGTCCAGGCCCTTGAGGACCTTGATCGAATCGGCGCCGTAGTCGCCATTGCTCGGTTCGGGAAGGGGATGTGCCGGATCGCTCATGCGGGCCTTTTTTCTCGTTTTCCGCGATCGGCGCGCCGGGCGCGAATCAGCGGTCAATTGCCCAAGATATATAGGCTTTCCGGTGCCCGAATCCAAATCGGCCCCGCTATTTGCAGGGGGATTGCGGAGCGCCCGGGGCGCCCAACCCGCGGGGCTGGCAGCACTCGCCGTCGATCGCTGCTATCTTATTGTATTCATTGACTGTTTACCATCAGGTCAGCAGGATCACCCGATCGCTCATCAGAATGAGAGGTGTTTGAGACGATGCATGGCGATCTGGAACGGCAGCTTGAAGGCTACGGCCTGACGACGGCGCACATTCTCTATCGCATGCCCGACCATCCGGGCATCCTTCAGACCTTCATCTGGCAGCATTACGATCTGGCGCCGAAATTCCCCGAGATGTACCGGTTCCTGGACTTTTGGGAGGAAAACCTGGACGGCCCGCTGCATTCGGTGCGCTACGTGCACAAGCGGATGATCAGCCCCGGCGAGTGGCGCAAGGTCGACGGCGAGATCATCCTGCACTGAGACCGTCGGCCCGACAGGCGCGGTCGTTCGATCGCTACGGCCGCTCAGGCGGCCCGCGCGGGGCGATCCTCGGCGACCGGTTCCGCCCGTGCGTTGCCTGCCGTGTCGACCGGCGCGGACCGGACGCGATGGCCCTGAACTGCCGGCTTGCGCGACAGGCGCGGGCGCCAGATGCCGAGCACGACGTTCGCCACCGACAGCGCCATCACCGTCCACAACGCCGCCCATTCGCTTGCGATCGCCTGCTGCAACAGGTCCTGGGCCGGCTCGCCATCGGCGATCCTCTGGGCGAGCGTCGCCGCGTGCTTGGCTTCGGCGGCGATCACCGTCAGCACGCCCTTGAACATCAGGATGCCCATCGCCGCCTTCAGCAGGGCCCAGCCCTTGTCCATGAACGGCTTGTGAACGACCATCGACAGAAGGCCCGAGACCAGCGCGATCGCAAGCGAGGGCACCAGCACCCAGTCGCTGATGGTCTGGATCGACCGGCGCAGGTCGGCATAGGCCGCCGCCGTATCCTGCGGCGCGACGGCGAGCAGGATCATGTAGCAGGCGAGCCCGCCGATCAGCCCGCAGGCCGAGATCGTGTGAAGGATCTTCAGGGTCTTGCGCATGACCTTATCCAAGCACGCGCGCGGTGGCCGGGCAAGCGGCAGGGCATCGCGTCTATCCGCTCCCGGGTTGCCAGAGTTCGATCGGATTGCCTTCGGGATCGTGGATGCGCGCGAAGCGGCCCACCTCTGGATGGGCGTCCCACTCGGCGCGGGTTTCGACGGCGATCCCCGCCTCTCGGAGCCTGGCGATCATCGCATCGAGATCGTCGACGCGCAGATTGAGCATCCATTGCCTGTCGGCGGCGAAATAGTCCGTTTCAGCGGCGAACGGCGCGAACACGGTCGGCCCGGCCTGCTGCGTCCAGACCGGCGCGCTGTCGACGCCCAGATGTTCCGCATACCAGGTCTTGAGCCAATCGGGATCGCGCGCCCGGAAGAAGAAACCGCCAATGCCCGTCACCTGCGCCATGAGCCATCCTCGTCCACACCGATGCGCCATGCTGCGCCGTTCGCGCCGTCTGCGCAATCGGATCGTAGCCATGCGCCGAAGTCACCAGTCCGGTCGGGCACGGCTTGTCTTTCCGTTTACGTAAAGGTTAGATATGGTCGGACCACGGAGGGCCGACCGGTGAACCTCATCTTCCGCATGATCTGGCTATTCGCCACCGCCTGGCGGCGCCCCGCCGCTGGCATGCTCGATGAAACGCGGATCGCGCTGCGCGTGCTGCCGAGCGATCTCGACACCAACATGCACATGAACAATGGCCGCTACCTGACCATCATGGATCTCGGCCGGGTCGACATGATCATCCGCACGGGCATGTGGCGGCTTGTGCGCGAGCGCAAATGGTATCCGGTGCTTGGCGGCGCGCAGATCAGCTTCCGGCGGCCTCTCGACCCCTTCCAGCGCTACGAACTGACGACCCGGGTCATGGGCTGGGACGAAAAGTGGATCTTCATGGAACAGAGGTTCGAGGTGGCCGGCACCGTGCATGCGCGCGCCGTGGTCAAGTCGCTGTTCCTGAAGGGGCGCGACAAGGTGCCGACGAGCGAGATCGCCCGCGCCATGGGTCATGAGGGCGATCCGCCTGCAATGGACGGAGAATTGATCGCGGCGCTGGGGTAGGGTTGCCGCGCTGGGAGGATGGCCGGTGACCGTAGACGAGGTTCTGCAATGGCTGGAGACGAACGGCACGCCCGAGGGCGTTGCCTCCATGGCCCGCTTCAACATTCCGGTCGACAATGCCTACGGCATCGGCATGGCGCCCCTCAGAGCCATGGCGAAACGGATCGGGACCGATCATGGGTTGGCCATGGCGCTGTGGGACGCCGGTCGCTACGAGGCGCGCATCCTGGCCGCCGAAATCGCCGATCCGCGCCTGCTCGATGCGGCGACGATGGACCGCTGGGCCACCGACTTCGACAGTTGGGCGCTCTGCGATCACACTTGCCTCGCGCTGTTCGACCGGACGCCCCACGCCTGGGAGAAGGTGCATGAGTGGGCGCCGCGCAAGGAAGAGTTCGTCCGTCGCGCCGCCTACGCGCTGATCTGGGCGCTTTCCGTGCACGACAAGAAGGCAGATGATGCGGTCTTCTTGGAGGCGCTGGATCTCATCGGCCATGCTCCGGCGGACGATCGGCCGCTCGTCAGGAAGGCGATCGACATGGCGCTGCGCGCCGTCGGCAAGCGCAACCCGAACCTCAACGCCGCTGCCCGCCGCACATGCGCGCGCCTGATGGCGGCGCCTGACCCGTCACGCCAGTGGATCGGCCGGCATGCGCTGCGCGAACTGGAAAGCGACAAGGTCCAGGCGCGGCTCGCCCGAAGGAAGGCCTGATCCCGGTCCGGCCCGACGCCGCGCGCCTACATCGGGATCGGCCAGCGGCGGTGCACCTGCGCGATGTCCTCGAGCACCGCATCGTCGAGCGTCACGGCGGCGGCGTCGATGCAGGTCTTGAGCTGGTCCATCGAGGTCGCGCCGATGATCACCGAGGTGAGGAACGGCCGCGTCAGGCAGAAAGCGAGCGCCATCTGTGCCGGATCGAGCCCGTGCTTGCGGGCCACGTCCAGATACTGGCCGAGCGCCGGCTCCAGATAGTCCGTCATCCGCCCGCCCATCGATTCGTTGATCGACCGGCGCGAGCCTTCGGGAATCTTGCCGTCTTCATATTTGCCGGACAGCAGGCCGGCGGCCAGCGACGAATAGGACAGCAGGCCGACATCTTCGTGATGGCTCAGTTCGGCGAAGTCGGTGTCGAAGATGCGGTGCAGCAAGGAATATTCGTTCTGGATCGACTGTACCCGGGGCCACCCCTTCGCCTCGGCGAGACGCAGATATTGCGCCGTACCCCAGACCGTCTCGTTGGAAAGGCCGAAATGTCCGATCTTGCCTTCCCTGACCAGCGCATCGGCTGTCTCGAGGATCTCCGCGACGTCGTCGAGCGCCTTCGCGGTGTCCTGCTTTTCCGGTGCATAGGTCCAGGTCTGCCGGAAATGGTAGGAGCCACGGTTCGGCCAGTGGATCTGGTAAAGGTCGATATGGTCGGTCTGCAGTCGCTTGAGCGAGCGCTCGCACGCCTTGCGCATCTTCTCGGCGTCGATCGGCCGCCCCTCGTCGACGCCGTGACCGCCCGGTCCGAGAACCTTTGTCGCCAGAACGATCTTGTCCCGGCGACCGCCCTCGGCGAGCCAGGTTCCGATGATCTCCTCGGTGCGGCCGGCGGTCTCCGTCCTGAACGGCGTGGTCGGATACATTTCCGCCGTGTCGAAGAAATTGATGCCCGCCTCGAGCGCGTAGCTCATCTGCTCGTGCGCTTCCTCCTCGCTGTTCTGCGAGCCCCAGGTCATCGTGCCAAGGCACAGTTCGGACACGTCGAGGCCGGTACGGCCCAACTTGCGCATTTTCATGGTCGTCCCCAGATGGATGGCTGATTGCCGCGATGAGACGTCGAAGATAGAGGTGCGATGGCGACCGTTCCACCCATTGTCTACTCTTTTCGCCGCTGCCCCTATGCCATGCGGGCGCGGCTTGCGCTGGCGGCCGCCGGTCAGACGGTCGAACTCCGCGAGGTGATCCTGCGCGACAAGCCCACCGCAATGATCGCGGCCTCGCCGAAAGCGACCGTGCCGGTCCTCGTTCTGCCCGACGGCACGGTGATCGATGAAAGCCTCGACATCATGCGCTGGGCGCTCGATCGCAACGACCCCGAAGGCTGGTGGCCCGATGACGTGGGCCTGCGGGCCGAGATCGACGCGCTGATCGCCGCCAATGACGGCGCGTTCAAGAACGCGCTCGATCGCTACAAATATCCGGATCGGTTCGAGAGCGAAACGATCGATGGCAGGGAGCAGCGAGACGTGGCGGGTGCCTACCTTGTGTCTTTGGACCGACGACTGGGCGACGGCGGATGGCTTGTCGGCGGCCGTCCGAGCCTGGCCGATTACGCGATCGTGCCCTTCGTGCGCCAGTTCGCCCATGTCGACCGGTCCTGGTTCGACGCGCAGTCGTGGCCGAACCTGATCGCCCGGCTCGACCGGTTCCTCGTCTCGGAGCGCTTTGCGACGATCATGGTCCGGCACAAGCAATGGAAGAACGGCGATCCGGTCACGCTGTTTCCCGGCCCTGCGGCCGAACGCGCCCTTTGACCGCACCGTCTCTTCGCCCATATTGGCTTTGAGCCAGGGAGCGCGATCGCCATGGACGCCACGCCGCAGCCTTTCATTCCGCCCCATCCGGTGCCACGCACCCATGTCCCGTCGCGGCTGGAGGTCGTGCGCACGGTGATGCGCAATCCGATCGAGCTGTGGGGCGAGCCGTCCTACACGCGCACCCACATCCTCGCGCGTTTCCTCAACGAGACGACGCTGATCTGCAACCATCCCGAGCTGATCCGGCACGTGCTCGTCGACAACCAGAAGAA
Proteins encoded in this region:
- a CDS encoding VOC family protein: MAQVTGIGGFFFRARDPDWLKTWYAEHLGVDSAPVWTQQAGPTVFAPFAAETDYFAADRQWMLNLRVDDLDAMIARLREAGIAVETRAEWDAHPEVGRFARIHDPEGNPIELWQPGSG
- a CDS encoding thioesterase family protein — protein: MNLIFRMIWLFATAWRRPAAGMLDETRIALRVLPSDLDTNMHMNNGRYLTIMDLGRVDMIIRTGMWRLVRERKWYPVLGGAQISFRRPLDPFQRYELTTRVMGWDEKWIFMEQRFEVAGTVHARAVVKSLFLKGRDKVPTSEIARAMGHEGDPPAMDGELIAALG
- a CDS encoding aldo/keto reductase, which produces MKMRKLGRTGLDVSELCLGTMTWGSQNSEEEAHEQMSYALEAGINFFDTAEMYPTTPFRTETAGRTEEIIGTWLAEGGRRDKIVLATKVLGPGGHGVDEGRPIDAEKMRKACERSLKRLQTDHIDLYQIHWPNRGSYHFRQTWTYAPEKQDTAKALDDVAEILETADALVREGKIGHFGLSNETVWGTAQYLRLAEAKGWPRVQSIQNEYSLLHRIFDTDFAELSHHEDVGLLSYSSLAAGLLSGKYEDGKIPEGSRRSINESMGGRMTDYLEPALGQYLDVARKHGLDPAQMALAFCLTRPFLTSVIIGATSMDQLKTCIDAAAVTLDDAVLEDIAQVHRRWPIPM
- a CDS encoding usg protein: MHGDLERQLEGYGLTTAHILYRMPDHPGILQTFIWQHYDLAPKFPEMYRFLDFWEENLDGPLHSVRYVHKRMISPGEWRKVDGEIILH
- a CDS encoding DNA alkylation repair protein, which translates into the protein MTVDEVLQWLETNGTPEGVASMARFNIPVDNAYGIGMAPLRAMAKRIGTDHGLAMALWDAGRYEARILAAEIADPRLLDAATMDRWATDFDSWALCDHTCLALFDRTPHAWEKVHEWAPRKEEFVRRAAYALIWALSVHDKKADDAVFLEALDLIGHAPADDRPLVRKAIDMALRAVGKRNPNLNAAARRTCARLMAAPDPSRQWIGRHALRELESDKVQARLARRKA
- the gyrB gene encoding DNA topoisomerase (ATP-hydrolyzing) subunit B, with protein sequence MSDPAHPLPEPSNGDYGADSIKVLKGLDAVRKRPGMYIGDTDDGSGLHHMVYEVVDNAIDEALAGHADKVTVTLNADGSVTVTDNGRGIPVDIHEGEGISAAEVIMTQLHAGGKFDQNSYKVSGGLHGVGVSVVNALSVWLKMKIGRNGRFHEMSFTHGVADAPLAVTGDSAGHTGTEITFMPSSDTFSKTDFDFGTLEHRLRELAFLNSGVRIVLTDARHADVKQVDLIYEGGLEAFVRWLDRAKKPLIERPIAISGERDGITVEAALWWNDSYHENVLCFTNNIPQRDGGTHMAGFRGALTRQVNGYAESSGLAKKEKVSLTGDDCREGLTCVLSVKVPDPKFSSQTKDKLVSSEVRPVVEGLINEALGEWLEENPAEAKTLVSKVVEAAAAREAARKARELTRRKGALDITSLPGKLADCQERDPAKSEIFIVEGDSAGGSAKSGRSRKNQAILPLRGKILNVERARFDRMLSSDQVGTLITALGAGIGKDEFDPDKLRYHKIIIMTDADVDGAHIRTLLLTFFFRQMPEIIERGHLYIAQPPLYKVTRGKASQYLKDEGALEDYLIDVGLEDAVLEIAGGDIRAGNDLRALIELSLHARTLIDGLHSRYDRAVVEQAWLGGALDPALLTDLGRAANIATGVAERLDTISEETERGWTGRINPSNEGDGGFIFERTVRGVKEAVVLDAGLIQSADARAMMAVLPRFEGSFDAPATLRRKDTSRTINGPRDLIEAVFETARKGLTLQRYKGLGEMDAEQLWATTLDPEARSLLQVRVTDATDADTLFSRLMGDEVEPRREFIQDNALSVANLDI
- a CDS encoding DEAD/DEAH box helicase, translating into MDFQSLGLSPRLVGRLETLGLVEPTPIQAQAIPHALEGRDVMGLAQTGTGKTAAFGLPLLQALGAIGVKPAPKRPVGLVLAPTRELAKQIADTLIGFARGSHLKVALVVGGASMNRQADALRKGPDVLVATPGRLIDLIERKALSLDETRYLVLDEADQMLDMGFIHALKRIARLLPAERQTMLFSATMPAQIESLSRSYQSDPVRVEVARPGLAVEKIDQQVHFVGQSDKLALLKSLLAAHKDERSLVFARTKHGAERMMKQLVKAGFSAGSIHGNKSQNQRERTIAQFRDGRITILVATDVAARGLDIAGVGHVYNYDLPNVAESYVHRIGRTARAGAEGRAVAFCSAEEAASLKAIEKVLRASIPVAGGKPWTKPAEARDKPRRPSGARPRRRGQRSRGGMRAAA
- a CDS encoding DUF2269 family protein, which encodes MRKTLKILHTISACGLIGGLACYMILLAVAPQDTAAAYADLRRSIQTISDWVLVPSLAIALVSGLLSMVVHKPFMDKGWALLKAAMGILMFKGVLTVIAAEAKHAATLAQRIADGEPAQDLLQQAIASEWAALWTVMALSVANVVLGIWRPRLSRKPAVQGHRVRSAPVDTAGNARAEPVAEDRPARAA
- a CDS encoding B12-binding domain-containing radical SAM protein; this translates as MLQTPATAKRRFQLILIKPSHYGNDGYVIRWARSIIPSNSLAAVYGIAAECADQRVLGPDTEIDIDAMDETNTRIDVPGLVKRLAEHNNFGLVALVGVQSNQYPRALDLARRFRDAGVQVAMGGFHVSGCLAMLDGHAVDLDACRDLGVAMFTGEAEGRFDLILSDAAQGRLEPVYDYMNDLPGIEGTPAPFLPKRYVERTVGHSTSFDAGRGCPYQCSFCTIINVQGRKSRYRSADDVERLVRMNWEQGIHRFFITDDNFARNREWESIFDRLIKLREEDGIPLGLMIQVDTLCHKIDGFVEKAKRAGVTRVFIGLENVNPDNLIAAKKRQNKITEYRKMLLAWKAEGIITLAGYILGFPGDTPETIRRDIKILQEELPLDIVEFFNLTPLPGSEDHKVLWEKGVDMDPDLNAYDLHHVVTDHERMSREEWLAIYHEAWRLYYTPDHMKRLLRRAAATGVPITSLVKLLVQFETTIRLEDVHPLESGILRLRHPDERRPDLPRESAFVFWPRLAWDTVRIHVLFGAAIARCAFWAMRIARDPASKDYTDTALTPVADEDDLALYSATTGGAQAVAHSKKVAELTARG
- a CDS encoding glutathione S-transferase → MATVPPIVYSFRRCPYAMRARLALAAAGQTVELREVILRDKPTAMIAASPKATVPVLVLPDGTVIDESLDIMRWALDRNDPEGWWPDDVGLRAEIDALIAANDGAFKNALDRYKYPDRFESETIDGREQRDVAGAYLVSLDRRLGDGGWLVGGRPSLADYAIVPFVRQFAHVDRSWFDAQSWPNLIARLDRFLVSERFATIMVRHKQWKNGDPVTLFPGPAAERAL